One segment of Paenibacillus sp. FSL R7-0337 DNA contains the following:
- a CDS encoding ABC transporter ATP-binding protein produces MNLETSKQTTDGVKDTDNSKVEEQTLEERFIYKDDDVIDKAFDWKQFTRLFSYMKPYAKQMLPLVSIMMILGTITKLTVPFLTSMAIDKAIAPKDGNTSLTLLYTLTASVIILYLIQWIAGVYRIKYTNVIGQRVIYDLRSDLFRHIQKLSFNFFDKRPAGSVLVRVTNDINSLQDLFTNGVVNLMIDCVQLFGIMIILLLINWKLGLAVMVTVPIMFLISTKLRQRIRIAWQDVRMKNSRINSHLNESIQGIRVTQAYTQEEENMHYFDAMNMDSRKSWNKASAMNQAFGPIIEVTGGFGTMVLFWLGAYLIQSGELTVGLLVAFSSYVSNFWDPINRLGQMYNQLLVAMASSERIFEYLDEQPSVQDKPGATPLPKIQGDIHFNNVVFEYEKGRAALKGINLDVKAGQSIALVGHTGSGKSTIINLIGRFYDIKSGGITIDGQDIREVQLQSLREQIGIVLQDTFIFSGTIRDNIRFGRLDATDEEIEEVAKAVDAHDFITKLPGGYDTEVEERGSALSMGQRQLLSFARALLADPRILILDEATASIDTETEIKIQEALKLLLQGRTSFIVAHRLSTIRHADKIVVLDHGEIKEEGNHAELTKHDGIYNGLIEAQFRFL; encoded by the coding sequence ATGAACCTTGAGACCTCCAAGCAGACCACTGACGGTGTAAAAGATACGGATAACAGTAAGGTAGAAGAACAGACGCTGGAAGAACGCTTTATCTATAAAGACGATGATGTGATCGACAAGGCTTTTGACTGGAAGCAGTTCACCCGCTTATTCAGCTATATGAAGCCATATGCGAAGCAAATGCTGCCGCTGGTCTCGATCATGATGATTCTGGGTACGATTACCAAGCTGACGGTTCCTTTCCTGACCAGTATGGCGATTGATAAAGCAATTGCTCCAAAAGACGGAAACACCAGCTTGACGCTGCTATACACGTTAACGGCTAGTGTAATCATTCTGTATCTGATTCAATGGATTGCGGGAGTATACCGGATCAAATATACGAATGTGATCGGCCAGCGGGTGATTTATGACCTGCGCTCGGACCTGTTCCGGCATATCCAGAAGCTGTCCTTCAACTTCTTCGATAAACGTCCAGCGGGATCAGTGCTGGTCCGGGTGACCAATGATATCAACTCGCTGCAGGATTTGTTCACCAACGGGGTCGTCAATCTAATGATTGACTGTGTGCAATTGTTCGGTATAATGATTATTCTGCTGCTGATCAACTGGAAGCTGGGGCTGGCGGTGATGGTTACCGTGCCGATCATGTTCCTGATCTCCACCAAGCTGCGGCAGAGAATCCGCATCGCCTGGCAGGATGTGCGCATGAAGAACTCGCGGATCAACTCGCATCTGAATGAGTCGATTCAAGGGATTCGCGTTACTCAGGCCTACACCCAGGAAGAAGAGAACATGCATTATTTCGATGCCATGAATATGGACAGCCGCAAATCGTGGAACAAGGCTTCAGCGATGAACCAGGCGTTCGGTCCTATTATTGAAGTCACAGGCGGCTTCGGAACGATGGTCCTCTTCTGGCTCGGGGCTTATCTGATCCAGTCCGGTGAGCTTACGGTCGGCCTCCTGGTGGCCTTCAGCAGTTATGTCAGCAACTTCTGGGACCCGATCAACCGGCTGGGACAGATGTACAATCAGCTGCTGGTTGCGATGGCCTCCTCCGAGCGGATCTTCGAGTATCTCGATGAGCAGCCTTCGGTTCAGGATAAGCCGGGAGCGACACCACTGCCCAAGATCCAAGGGGATATTCACTTTAATAATGTTGTGTTTGAATATGAGAAGGGCCGTGCGGCACTCAAAGGCATTAATCTGGATGTCAAAGCAGGCCAATCGATTGCTCTCGTAGGGCATACCGGCTCCGGCAAAAGCACAATCATCAACCTGATTGGCCGGTTCTATGATATCAAGAGCGGCGGCATTACCATTGATGGACAGGATATCCGCGAGGTGCAGCTCCAGAGTCTGCGCGAACAGATCGGGATTGTTTTGCAGGATACCTTCATCTTCTCGGGAACGATCCGCGACAACATCCGTTTCGGGCGGCTGGATGCCACGGACGAAGAGATTGAAGAGGTCGCCAAGGCCGTAGATGCTCATGATTTCATCACCAAGCTGCCCGGGGGTTATGATACCGAGGTAGAGGAGCGGGGAAGTGCACTGTCCATGGGACAGCGCCAGCTGCTGTCCTTCGCCCGGGCGCTGCTGGCCGATCCGCGTATTCTGATTCTGGATGAGGCGACAGCCAGTATCGATACGGAGACGGAGATCAAGATTCAGGAAGCGCTGAAGCTGCTGCTTCAGGGACGGACCTCCTTCATCGTCGCTCATCGCCTCTCGACCATCCGGCATGCCGATAAGATTGTGGTCCTGGATCACGGCGAGATTAAGGAAGAAGGCAATCATGCCGAGCTGACCAAGCATGACGGTATTTATAACGGATTAATTGAAGCGCAGTTCCGCTTCTTGTAG
- a CDS encoding MoaD/ThiS family protein encodes MHISIRLFAGLAEIIGSSTLVFHAHESPVTAGRLKELLSASYPDAAPQIGVSLVAVDQEYAPDDTDITEGSEVAFIPPVSGG; translated from the coding sequence ATGCATATCTCTATCCGGCTGTTCGCCGGTCTGGCCGAAATTATCGGCTCCTCCACTCTGGTCTTCCACGCCCATGAGTCCCCTGTAACAGCTGGCCGGCTGAAGGAACTCCTCTCCGCCTCCTATCCCGATGCTGCGCCGCAGATCGGTGTATCCCTGGTAGCCGTTGATCAGGAATATGCGCCTGATGATACAGATATTACCGAAGGCTCAGAGGTAGCCTTCATTCCGCCCGTGTCCGGCGGTTAA
- the yfkAB gene encoding radical SAM/CxCxxxxC motif protein YfkAB — translation MSILEPSSIIPVKELSPEYDPWDPITSLREYGQHVLTSVEMTVTNLCNMRCEHCAVGDSLTMKEGELLPLTQMLKRLEEVEHLQTISITGGEPMFRAGTVENTIVPLLKYARERGIRSQINSNLTMPYSRYEQLLPYLDVMHISFNYVNGDDFHEVGFANSGHPVSKEAAYRLYDTMLENSRQLSSDGMLISAESMINYRTHTKLPEIHRLIGDMGARRHEVHPMYASSFASKLPVLSLREMNTAIHSLLDHRDPEMWMLFGTLPFFACSFLEEDQQLLSRLRSEKNVTLRNDPDGRNRVNVNLFTGDVFVTDFADISAFGNISSAKLDDIFTEWQTKHPLNQQVNCYCDAAGCCGPNLLVADMYYPGVDFKTRKAITL, via the coding sequence ATGAGTATATTAGAGCCATCATCTATAATCCCTGTAAAAGAGCTGTCGCCGGAGTATGATCCGTGGGACCCGATTACTTCACTCCGCGAATACGGGCAGCATGTACTGACCAGTGTAGAGATGACGGTCACGAATCTGTGCAATATGCGCTGCGAGCATTGCGCCGTCGGCGATAGTCTCACGATGAAAGAGGGAGAGCTGCTGCCTTTGACCCAGATGCTGAAGCGTCTGGAGGAGGTAGAGCACCTGCAGACCATCAGCATTACGGGCGGGGAGCCGATGTTCCGTGCAGGAACGGTGGAGAATACTATCGTACCGCTGCTGAAATATGCACGGGAGCGGGGTATCCGTTCACAGATCAACTCGAACCTGACCATGCCATATTCCCGTTATGAGCAGCTGCTCCCTTACCTGGACGTTATGCATATCTCGTTCAACTATGTGAACGGCGATGACTTCCACGAGGTGGGCTTCGCGAACAGCGGTCACCCGGTCTCGAAGGAGGCCGCCTATCGGCTGTATGACACGATGCTGGAGAATTCCCGCCAGCTGAGCAGCGATGGAATGCTGATCTCTGCCGAGTCGATGATCAACTACCGTACACACACCAAGCTTCCCGAGATTCACCGGCTGATTGGGGACATGGGGGCAAGACGTCATGAGGTACACCCGATGTACGCCTCCAGCTTCGCTTCGAAGCTGCCTGTGCTGTCGCTCCGGGAGATGAATACTGCGATTCATTCCCTCCTGGATCATCGTGACCCGGAGATGTGGATGCTGTTCGGCACGCTGCCGTTCTTCGCCTGCAGCTTCCTGGAGGAAGACCAGCAGCTGCTGAGCAGACTGCGCAGCGAGAAGAATGTAACGCTGCGTAATGATCCGGACGGAAGAAACCGGGTTAATGTGAACCTGTTCACGGGCGACGTCTTTGTAACGGACTTTGCCGATATATCCGCGTTTGGCAATATCAGCAGCGCGAAGCTGGATGATATTTTCACCGAGTGGCAGACTAAGCATCCCTTGAATCAGCAAGTGAATTGTTACTGCGATGCCGCAGGCTGCTGCGGGCCTAACCTGCTCGTGGCCGATATGTATTATCCCGGGGTCGATTTCAAAACCAGAAAAGCGATCACCTTGTAG
- a CDS encoding undecaprenyl-diphosphate phosphatase: MDTITAIILAIVEGITEFIPVSSTGHMILTTKLLGFNEQDSIMKTYEIVIQLGAILAIALVYRQRIVNLLGFGRRDRGGVMPAARLNLIHVLLGIVPALAVAFFARDFIKSLFGASTVLWALVAGGILMIIAEWVNKRKIRVTAHDLDDLSYGQALSIGLFQIISVLWPGFSRSGSTISGGMLSGVSYKASADFSFLIAIPIMCAASGYELLDSYKNFTSETIGYFVIGFIISFIVAYVVVVLFMRMIQKIRPTHFAIYRFILAAAFWLFIMR; this comes from the coding sequence ATGGATACAATTACAGCCATTATTCTGGCAATTGTGGAAGGAATTACGGAGTTCATTCCGGTTTCTTCGACGGGACACATGATTTTAACGACTAAGCTTCTGGGCTTCAATGAGCAGGATTCGATTATGAAGACTTATGAGATTGTGATTCAGCTGGGGGCCATACTGGCCATTGCGCTGGTTTACCGTCAGCGGATTGTGAATCTGCTCGGCTTCGGCCGCAGAGACAGAGGGGGCGTAATGCCGGCAGCCCGCCTGAACCTGATTCATGTGCTGCTGGGCATTGTGCCTGCGCTCGCTGTAGCTTTTTTTGCAAGGGACTTTATCAAAAGCCTCTTCGGGGCATCCACCGTCCTCTGGGCACTGGTAGCAGGCGGTATTCTGATGATCATTGCCGAATGGGTCAACAAACGCAAGATCCGCGTGACGGCGCATGACCTGGATGATCTGTCTTACGGGCAGGCACTTTCGATCGGACTGTTCCAGATTATTTCCGTCCTCTGGCCCGGGTTCTCCCGTTCCGGCTCGACGATTTCCGGGGGGATGCTGAGCGGGGTGAGCTACAAGGCTTCGGCCGACTTCTCCTTCCTCATCGCGATTCCGATTATGTGCGCGGCCTCGGGGTATGAGCTATTGGATTCGTATAAGAATTTCACGAGCGAGACCATCGGGTATTTTGTCATCGGCTTCATCATTTCCTTCATCGTGGCCTATGTGGTGGTGGTTCTGTTCATGAGAATGATCCAGAAGATCAGACCGACGCATTTTGCCATCTACCGCTTTATACTTGCAGCCGCCTTCTGGCTGTTTATTATGCGTTGA
- a CDS encoding HD-GYP domain-containing protein, producing MRVHVMDLKPGDHLQMDTFSSRGLHVLPKGSRLQMEEIAKLIQHGVDYVDIDTVQEEPAPSSRTSIIQAATNSFDTMIDGFESLYMEALSKGSFNQSVVDDILQPTLSSLDKHKDVVTLLLLLDREDNYTYNHSLQVGMLSYYLATWLGYSKSECYEIGRAGYLIDIGKCRISPAILNKPGKLTPDEYEEIKLHTVYGYEIIQNSMNDPFTALVALQHHEREDGSGYPKQLTKTAIHPYAQIAAVADIYSAMTTHRVYQSKQELISVLREINSLSFGKLNGKPVQAFINHLMPNFIGKRVLLNTGDMGVIVMNNPLDVFRPLVQSEGRFLDLSRERTIAVVEIYME from the coding sequence TTGAGAGTACACGTGATGGATCTTAAACCGGGTGATCATCTGCAGATGGATACCTTCAGCTCTCGCGGGCTGCATGTACTCCCTAAGGGATCACGGCTGCAAATGGAGGAAATCGCCAAGCTGATACAGCACGGCGTTGATTATGTAGATATTGACACGGTACAGGAAGAACCCGCCCCTTCCAGCCGGACCTCAATTATCCAGGCCGCAACCAACAGCTTCGATACCATGATTGACGGCTTTGAGTCTCTATATATGGAAGCGCTCAGCAAAGGCAGCTTCAATCAGTCTGTAGTGGATGATATTCTTCAGCCGACCTTATCCTCGCTAGACAAACACAAGGATGTAGTAACCCTCCTGCTGTTGCTGGACCGGGAGGATAATTATACCTATAACCATTCCCTTCAGGTTGGCATGCTCTCGTATTATCTGGCTACGTGGCTTGGCTATTCTAAGTCAGAGTGTTACGAGATCGGCCGTGCGGGATACCTGATTGATATCGGCAAATGCCGCATCTCCCCCGCCATTCTGAACAAACCCGGCAAATTAACGCCTGATGAATACGAAGAGATCAAATTACATACGGTTTACGGTTACGAAATCATACAGAATTCCATGAACGATCCTTTCACAGCTCTGGTTGCCTTGCAGCATCATGAACGCGAGGACGGCTCCGGTTATCCCAAGCAGCTGACTAAGACAGCCATTCACCCTTACGCCCAGATTGCAGCCGTTGCGGATATTTACAGCGCTATGACCACTCACCGGGTCTATCAGTCCAAGCAGGAGCTAATTTCCGTTCTGCGTGAGATCAACTCCCTTAGCTTCGGTAAGCTGAACGGCAAACCGGTTCAGGCCTTCATCAATCATCTGATGCCTAACTTCATCGGGAAGCGCGTCCTGCTGAACACCGGTGATATGGGTGTCATCGTGATGAACAACCCGCTGGATGTCTTCCGTCCGCTTGTGCAGAGCGAAGGCAGGTTCCTTGACCTGTCACGCGAACGCACAATTGCCGTCGTTGAGATTTACATGGAGTAG
- a CDS encoding beta-glucoside-specific PTS transporter subunit IIABC: protein MSDKDLSKKIITLVGGEGNVNSVFHCATRLRFKLKDNSKANKAALEKTPGVITVVENSGQFQVVIGNNVSQVFEQIMKETSLQDAEKSGSDESSESTGVLGKAVDIISSIFSPILGALAGAGILKGLLALILSLEWISATSGTYMILNAAADSVFYFLPVFLAVTAARKFKANQFVSIAIAGALIYPAVIAAVGSPDPLHFLGIKIVLINYSSSVIPIILAVWVQSYVERWFRSFIHESVRNILVPMFALLIVIPLTFLAFGPVGSLISDGLASGYTWLYNLSPLVAGAIAGAFWQVFVIFGVHWGFVPIMLSNIATLGQDTMLPILSAAVLSQAGAVFGVFLKSRNPQLKALAGSSTLSAVFGITEPTIYGVTLKLKKPFIYACISGAIGGAIIATGGARALSFSLPGLLALPTYFGTGFVWVVIGILVAFVLSTVLVLVLGYKEPETVAAASVNPGGTSGITTPTLIDKELVVSPLSGTLQPLNTLPDEAFASGAMGKGIVIEPSSGILTSPVNGTVTTVFPTGHAIGITSDSGAELLIHVGVNTVKLKGQHFTKKVKEGDKVVKGQLLLEFDLEAIRAAGFVTATPVIVTNSAQYLDVLKSTGTEVPSGELLLTLIR, encoded by the coding sequence ATGAGCGATAAAGACTTATCCAAAAAAATCATCACACTCGTTGGCGGAGAAGGGAATGTGAATTCCGTCTTTCATTGTGCCACACGCTTAAGATTCAAGCTGAAGGATAACAGCAAAGCCAATAAAGCAGCGCTGGAGAAAACGCCGGGAGTCATTACAGTAGTGGAGAACAGCGGACAGTTCCAGGTGGTCATCGGCAACAATGTCAGCCAGGTCTTCGAGCAGATTATGAAGGAAACCTCGCTTCAGGATGCGGAGAAAAGCGGCAGCGACGAGAGCTCGGAAAGCACCGGAGTTCTGGGCAAAGCGGTGGACATCATTTCGAGCATTTTCTCGCCGATTCTGGGTGCACTGGCCGGGGCAGGGATCCTCAAAGGCTTGCTGGCTCTGATTCTGTCCCTGGAGTGGATTAGCGCCACCAGCGGCACTTACATGATCCTTAATGCGGCTGCCGACAGCGTATTCTATTTCCTGCCTGTCTTCCTGGCGGTTACAGCAGCGCGCAAATTCAAGGCGAATCAGTTCGTGTCGATTGCCATAGCCGGAGCCTTGATCTATCCCGCAGTCATTGCGGCCGTAGGCTCACCAGACCCGCTGCACTTCCTGGGGATCAAGATCGTACTCATCAACTATTCCTCCAGCGTGATCCCGATTATTCTGGCGGTATGGGTGCAGTCGTATGTAGAACGGTGGTTCCGTTCCTTCATTCATGAGTCGGTGCGGAATATTCTTGTTCCCATGTTCGCGCTGCTCATTGTTATTCCGCTTACGTTCCTGGCCTTCGGACCGGTAGGCTCGCTGATCAGTGACGGACTCGCTTCCGGCTATACTTGGCTCTACAATCTAAGTCCGCTTGTGGCCGGAGCCATAGCCGGGGCGTTCTGGCAAGTATTCGTAATCTTTGGTGTACATTGGGGCTTCGTCCCGATCATGCTCAGCAATATTGCTACATTGGGTCAGGATACCATGCTGCCTATTCTCAGTGCGGCCGTTCTGTCGCAGGCCGGGGCTGTATTCGGTGTATTCCTGAAATCGCGGAACCCGCAGCTTAAGGCACTTGCCGGTTCTTCTACACTATCAGCAGTCTTCGGAATTACTGAACCCACGATTTATGGAGTCACTCTGAAGCTCAAAAAACCGTTCATCTACGCTTGTATCTCCGGCGCTATCGGCGGTGCAATTATTGCAACAGGCGGCGCAAGAGCATTGTCCTTCTCACTGCCGGGTCTGCTGGCCCTGCCGACGTATTTCGGCACCGGATTTGTCTGGGTAGTCATTGGTATACTGGTAGCATTTGTACTGTCCACTGTACTGGTGTTAGTACTTGGCTATAAGGAGCCTGAGACAGTTGCTGCGGCATCGGTTAATCCAGGCGGAACCTCGGGTATAACTACACCGACGCTGATTGATAAAGAACTGGTTGTAAGCCCGCTCTCCGGTACGCTGCAGCCGCTCAACACCCTGCCTGACGAAGCTTTTGCTTCCGGCGCCATGGGCAAGGGGATAGTCATTGAGCCCTCTTCAGGCATCTTGACCAGCCCTGTGAACGGCACCGTAACTACTGTATTCCCGACAGGACATGCCATCGGCATCACTTCGGATAGCGGTGCGGAGCTGCTGATTCATGTCGGTGTTAATACCGTGAAGCTTAAGGGGCAGCATTTTACCAAAAAAGTGAAGGAAGGCGACAAGGTGGTCAAGGGTCAGCTATTGCTTGAATTTGACCTTGAAGCCATCCGTGCTGCCGGATTTGTAACTGCAACACCAGTGATTGTGACCAACTCGGCACAATACCTCGATGTGCTTAAGAGCACAGGGACGGAAGTGCCTAGCGGCGAGCTGCTGCTCACACTAATCCGATAA
- a CDS encoding HD-GYP domain-containing protein — MRLVSVNRLQAGMKLGKKIYNDEGLVLLADGVELTDPLIKRLARIDIGYIYIEDSLTEDIVIPGMLQDETRNQALKVIRNQFQQMSGASGITKGFYHLDKKFSKVMDSILDDMSLQEDPMIMLLDMHTADNYLYVHSLNVCLYTLVLGIAHGYSKEELRVIGLGALLHDIGKTQIPVKIVQKPGMLSEEEFRHMQAHTEIGYRILKEEPNIPLLAAHCALQHHERIDGSGYPRGLTGPQIHEYAKWLGVADSYDAMTSNRIYKKAMLPHQAVEALYVGSGTLYEQKQLELFRDRVAIYPLGLTVKLSSGESGVVVKIDPSTPHRPVVRVLNGPEGETVTPYERDLSKALSVVIVDVTDGGEPVVKSTG, encoded by the coding sequence GTGCGTCTAGTATCCGTCAATCGGCTTCAGGCGGGAATGAAGCTGGGTAAAAAAATATATAATGATGAAGGGCTGGTTCTGCTCGCGGACGGAGTGGAGCTTACCGATCCCTTGATCAAGCGGCTCGCCAGAATCGATATCGGCTATATCTATATTGAGGATTCACTCACGGAGGATATTGTAATTCCCGGAATGCTGCAGGATGAGACGCGTAATCAGGCGCTCAAGGTGATCCGTAACCAGTTCCAGCAGATGTCTGGCGCCTCGGGGATTACCAAAGGCTTTTATCATCTGGACAAGAAATTCTCCAAGGTGATGGATTCCATCCTCGACGACATGTCCCTGCAGGAGGACCCGATGATCATGCTGCTTGACATGCACACGGCTGATAATTACCTGTACGTCCATTCCCTGAACGTATGCCTGTATACGCTGGTGCTCGGCATTGCCCATGGTTACAGCAAAGAAGAGCTGCGGGTCATCGGGCTTGGGGCGCTGTTGCATGATATCGGCAAGACGCAGATTCCTGTCAAAATTGTACAAAAGCCCGGTATGCTCAGCGAGGAGGAATTCCGCCATATGCAGGCGCATACCGAGATTGGATACCGCATTCTCAAGGAAGAGCCGAATATTCCTCTGCTGGCGGCTCACTGTGCTCTGCAGCATCATGAACGGATTGATGGTTCCGGCTATCCGCGCGGCCTGACGGGTCCGCAGATCCATGAATATGCGAAATGGCTGGGCGTAGCAGATTCCTATGATGCGATGACCTCCAACCGGATCTACAAAAAAGCCATGCTGCCCCATCAGGCGGTAGAAGCGCTGTATGTCGGCTCTGGAACCCTGTACGAACAAAAGCAGCTGGAGTTATTCAGAGACCGTGTGGCCATCTATCCGCTGGGACTTACGGTGAAGCTCAGCTCCGGCGAGAGCGGTGTGGTGGTCAAGATTGATCCCAGCACGCCGCATCGGCCTGTTGTCCGGGTGCTGAACGGACCCGAAGGCGAAACGGTTACCCCCTATGAACGTGATCTCAGCAAAGCCCTCTCTGTAGTCATTGTGGATGTGACGGACGGGGGAGAACCTGTAGTGAAAAGTACCGGATAG
- a CDS encoding PRD domain-containing protein, with product MIIEKVLNNNVLLTKNQKGKEVIVMGRGISFNKVAGDYVDPAKVDKIFLLNENEFTARLTELLNDIPVAHLELASGIVTYASGVLHTELNDNLYLTLTDHIHFALERFEKGIQLKNAMLFEIKRFYQKEFGIGLDALKMIEQTTGLSLGEDEAGFIALHLVNARMDGTEVRSTIKMTEIVQNILNIVTYHYKVVLDETSLNYSRFLTHLQYFSMRVLKKETNNSGEEFLYNQVRITYVKAFECVGKINEYLEKSHGQSLSKDEYVYLTIHIQRVTERNNLE from the coding sequence ATGATTATCGAGAAGGTGCTGAACAATAATGTGCTCCTGACCAAGAACCAGAAGGGCAAGGAGGTTATTGTGATGGGCAGAGGGATTTCCTTCAATAAGGTAGCGGGGGATTATGTTGATCCTGCCAAGGTGGATAAGATTTTTCTGCTGAATGAGAATGAATTCACTGCCCGGCTGACTGAACTGCTGAATGATATTCCGGTAGCTCACCTGGAGCTGGCCAGCGGCATTGTCACCTACGCGAGTGGAGTGCTGCACACGGAGCTGAACGATAATCTCTATCTGACGCTGACGGATCATATCCATTTCGCGCTGGAGCGTTTTGAGAAGGGGATTCAGCTGAAGAATGCGATGCTGTTTGAGATCAAGCGCTTTTACCAGAAGGAATTCGGGATCGGGCTGGATGCCTTGAAGATGATCGAACAGACCACCGGCCTCTCGCTGGGTGAGGACGAAGCCGGCTTCATTGCCTTGCATCTGGTCAATGCCAGAATGGATGGCACGGAGGTTAGATCGACGATCAAGATGACAGAGATCGTTCAGAATATTCTGAATATCGTTACTTATCATTATAAGGTGGTGCTGGACGAGACCTCACTTAACTACTCGCGGTTCCTGACCCATCTGCAGTATTTTTCCATGCGTGTGCTGAAGAAGGAGACCAATAATAGCGGGGAAGAGTTCCTGTACAACCAGGTGAGAATTACCTATGTCAAGGCTTTCGAATGTGTAGGCAAGATCAATGAATATCTGGAGAAATCGCATGGTCAGAGCCTCAGTAAGGATGAATATGTCTATCTGACGATTCACATTCAGCGTGTAACAGAACGCAATAATCTGGAGTAA
- a CDS encoding bifunctional UDP-sugar hydrolase/5'-nucleotidase encodes MKPGPQRLTIIHTNDIHSHFEMMSPLAAVISAMKAAAGEEPVLLLDIGDHMDRAAVETEGTMGQANIDIMNLTGYDAVTIGNNEGLTFSKEMLSAIFTGIQCPVVCCNFLESATGEPPHWMQRRAVLEKDGIKIGLTGATAAFTSFYSLLGWDVLDPEEALREQVQLLAPQVDIVIILSHLGLPADQRLAEKLEGVHAILGGHTHHMLEQPQMINGTAVCGAGKFGRYAGRVVFEREQPGGSFHLAEGGCTAVDPALTEELIAPAAAIHLLRGREALEETVAISDRMLPLDLQGESPFGNLLAQAVRQFTGSPISLVNTGQLLGPLPEGNITAGMLHALCPSPINPCIVQLTGKDIRTALEQSLMAEFSNKVIYGYGFRGEVLGTLAVDGLKILYDPRVMPYDNGIAIFAGGEQLEDTKVYSVGTLDMFTFRTGYESIANGREAVFMLPHFLRDLLRMELQRPGSLDECEAVRWERQST; translated from the coding sequence ATGAAGCCTGGGCCGCAAAGATTAACCATTATTCATACCAATGATATACATAGCCACTTTGAAATGATGAGTCCGCTCGCGGCAGTGATATCCGCGATGAAGGCAGCGGCGGGCGAGGAGCCGGTGCTGCTGCTTGATATCGGAGATCATATGGACCGCGCTGCCGTAGAGACGGAAGGCACGATGGGACAGGCCAACATCGATATTATGAATTTGACCGGATACGATGCAGTCACCATCGGTAATAACGAAGGCCTCACCTTCTCGAAGGAGATGCTCTCAGCCATATTCACAGGCATCCAGTGTCCTGTAGTATGCTGCAATTTCCTGGAGTCCGCCACCGGTGAGCCGCCGCACTGGATGCAGCGCCGCGCGGTTCTGGAGAAAGACGGGATCAAGATTGGACTAACTGGTGCGACGGCGGCGTTCACCTCCTTCTATTCCTTGCTCGGCTGGGATGTGCTGGACCCGGAAGAGGCACTGCGCGAGCAGGTTCAGCTGCTTGCCCCGCAGGTGGATATCGTGATCATTCTGTCACATCTGGGGCTGCCCGCAGACCAGAGGCTGGCAGAGAAGCTGGAAGGCGTGCATGCCATTCTGGGCGGGCACACCCACCATATGCTGGAGCAGCCGCAGATGATTAACGGGACAGCCGTATGCGGCGCCGGCAAATTCGGCCGGTACGCCGGACGGGTGGTCTTCGAGCGGGAGCAGCCAGGCGGATCGTTTCACCTGGCCGAAGGAGGCTGCACGGCAGTCGATCCTGCCTTGACGGAGGAGCTTATCGCTCCGGCGGCGGCGATCCATCTGCTGCGCGGGCGTGAAGCCCTGGAGGAGACGGTTGCCATCAGCGACCGCATGCTGCCGCTGGACCTGCAGGGGGAATCTCCTTTTGGCAACCTGCTGGCACAGGCGGTCCGCCAGTTCACAGGCAGCCCCATCTCGCTTGTTAATACAGGCCAGCTGCTTGGCCCGCTGCCGGAGGGCAACATCACCGCAGGCATGCTGCATGCCTTATGTCCTTCTCCGATTAATCCCTGTATTGTACAGCTGACAGGCAAGGATATCCGCACTGCACTGGAACAGAGTCTGATGGCAGAGTTCAGCAATAAGGTCATCTATGGATACGGCTTCCGGGGAGAAGTACTGGGCACCTTGGCCGTGGACGGATTAAAAATCTTGTACGATCCAAGGGTCATGCCTTATGATAACGGTATTGCGATTTTTGCCGGCGGGGAGCAGCTGGAGGATACCAAGGTATATAGTGTCGGCACGCTGGATATGTTTACGTTCCGTACAGGCTATGAGAGTATAGCCAACGGCCGGGAGGCGGTATTTATGCTTCCTCATTTCCTGCGCGATCTGCTGCGGATGGAGCTGCAGCGGCCGGGGAGTCTGGATGAGTGTGAAGCGGTTCGCTGGGAGAGGCAATCCACCTGA